In Ptychodera flava strain L36383 chromosome 6, AS_Pfla_20210202, whole genome shotgun sequence, the sequence AAAGGAGTTCATGGGGACTGACTCATTCTTTAGGCTTTGACCTTATCACTTGAAATCCAAAGATGTCGACATTTAAGCATGAAATGGGAAACGTTCTTGCTGACCTGGTTTAATGGACAAACGATTCGTCATTGATGAGACGAGACTGTCTTCAGTTTGTCTGTTATCCAAGATTTAGCAGTTTTTGTACTATTCTAAAACAAACGTCACCTGAGGAATCGACCGATGAGTCTTACGTGGTGGCGCACATTGAGCTGAGCAGGCAATATGCTTCAATATAGATTCCGCGAATGTCAACATTCACATGACAATAGTACTCATTCCTCGTGCACGTACCTTTACAATGAATCCGCTATTCAACAGCTCTCTATGTACAGCAGCAAACGAGACTAGAAATACTCGAATAATCCGCAGTGAGAATTCGAACTTATAATCATATAATTATTCCAATCCAACGCTCACATAGTCATGTACTAGCCTCTGAGATACAATTCACACGATTTTACGCTGCTAAAAAGCTTCAATAGACGTCCCTGCTTGCAAGCATTGGCGAAGTTCGTACCTGCACAGCGCTTGCATAGATATGACATGTACGTATCACTACTCAGCAAATTGAAAACGGTTTTTTAGCTTGAATAAATATGAACCGTGAAAATAACATCTCACTCTGTAAAAAATGATGGCTTCTACGTAACCCTAACACATCGTTAGTGGCTCACAAGTAATACGAAATCCCACATGACATGATACCGAAATAGGTCTGCGTTGAGGGCAATCTATCGATTCTGTTTGACGCTATAGGCTTTAATTTCAGTTAATCAATGATACGTCTTGTTTGCAtcaaaacactgaaaacacCCCACTTTGTCAACGTGTATCCCAATTAAGTAAAGCAGAGCAGAATGTGACCCGAAGGCGAATACACCGAACGTCACCTACCGGTTAAATTTTATGAGTGATGGACTAATTTCTCTTTTCGTATAAAATGTCCGATATGCTCTGCTTGAGGTGCTTTGGGTAATCTTACAAGTGTGAAGTTTGTTACGGGTAGGTACTACATTAATTAGATTGTTTACGCTATGACTGAATCAGTCTGTAGACTTGGCTCTTCACAGTGCTTCTATCAAATCGATTTCTgacgaacacgattggaactaatttgggataattagatgatGAAGTGGTGTCTGTTTAACCTTCAAaattaagctcatctgcttttctttttaagttacacatttgtttttatcagtaatttgtaatattgcaacattcagctatagggtacctaatacttttgagaaatttgaaaaatataaagatccaattgtcccaaattagCTCCAATCGTGTTTGATGACAGTCTGTGTGTGTCAGGTACTcaagaatgtgaaatttcaatattttagctctcttatttatttcttatttcaACGAAAGGATCGTGGTTACTGGCAAAAGGCTTTTGATGTTGGGGCAATGATGCAAGATCTGAATATTTTGAACTCATAAAGACACGTGGTTAAAACCAGATTTTTATTTATGGATACGTTAAGCACTTTCTCGGAAAAAAATGACGTAGACATTTATTTCGTACAATAgtttacaatgataaaaagttaatTCGATTTTGAATGCAAGAGATAATACATAGAAGACACTCTACTGGCTTAAATTTCCGAATAACGTTAAAGTACATTATCTTTACACAATATAGGAGTGAGATTTTCCTCTTTATATTGGCTTAGAAGCCCTGTAAAGATTTAGTGATTTGTCttacaaattgcaacagaaatacATTCTTCTTTCAGTGCATTCCTCAGAGTAAATGGTGTTATGTCGCTTGATAAGCGTTATTTAGAAGTGTTTAatttaattgaattgaattgtgtTTATTTCAGTACAGGGCTTCGGCCCATCGTACAGAGTATATACAAAGAATAGAATTTGAATCGATGGTCAGTGAACTTACAAGCTGTACATAAACATAGAAAAACTACAGAGACACATTGAGAATAGAGAATATTTCGTTTAATAAGAGAGTATTAAAGTGGCATTAAAATATTCTAATATAATGATGAAATCACATTCAACTCAGGTCCGGAAAAGTACCATCTCGACGTTTAAAGGCTGACCATAAATACTTAGAAAGTTATCAAATTATGTATGGGTTTTGAGATTATAAAATTCTAGTCAActtattattttcatgaatttaatcTCAGAGACGTAGGTATACAATCTTCTCTTAAATCTTCGTAAAAAGTGGACAAATAAATACAACGTGCAATTCATTTTCGACAGCTCGAATgtctttacatttttacaataaataCATAACCTTTCCTGGTATGGAATCTTTAAATGTCGTCCTCTTTCAAAATTGAGTTTGTGGCTAGAACAATGAAATTTCGACAACACAAATGTATACTTCTGACTCAGAATATTCAAGTATATTTCAGGTTCAAGTAAAGACTTAAATTTACAATACAGTCTTAATTTTGATGAGTCTGTGATCTCCAGACGCCGTTCTTATCGGTAACGATCCCTGATCCTCTGTGTAAATATACTCAAGAAATTTCCAACTTGTTGTTCAATCTAGGTAATACCAAAACCGAATCTACGAATAAACTTTTGATTTGAGTTGCCCATGTTTCTCTACAGGCATCAACTAAACTCTTTAAGTTTCTACTGTTTTGAATAAGAAGTAACTTCAACTAAAATGTGACACAACGTTTGAAAGAAATGCAATACAAAGGCAGTCTGCCACACTCACCAAGTACAGCTTCATTGTTTGCACACTATTTATGCCTGTTGCAAAcctacaaaatttcattttaactcTCTCTATACTTTATGAGTAAACAAAACCCCTAATTTCGCTACCGTAACAGATAGCGGGCACAATAACAGAGTCGAATATTTTAAAAGCAGCTACCTTTACCttttgtaattttgatacaatttCAACTTATCTGCACAAAGACACTTGAATTTATTTCTTACTACTTTATAATTTGTCAAGTCATCAAACTTATTGAAAAGACGAAATTTACGTTATAAATCAAATTGTCTTCTTCTCAAATTATCACATTCAGAATCCCAGTACGGTTTGTAACCTTTACGTTTAGAACTTTGATTACCACCACTTGGATTTGATTTCAATTCTATATGCCATGACTTCGCTAGCATATCATGAAAAATAAGCGAGCCATCATTTACACTGTCACTTTCAAGTTCCATCCTACGTTTACTAAATAGAGCGACAGCGATATCATTTTGCACTTTCGCCCCTACAGAATTTAATAAGTCCGTATTCCAACTATATCTACACCAAAGAGAAACATTAATATGTCTGGTTAGTTTCCACATTTGTGTTTCTGGGGAAGGGAATATACAATGGATCGTAAAGTGGTCTGAAATGTCAATACTGTCAACTAAAaaaacatttatgttatcaaacATTGCCGATGAAGTCAGAATATAATCCACAACACTGGCACCAAGGTTAGCGGTGCAAGTAACTTCATCCTTAATGTCTCCCTGAAACGACTGTTCAAAATGTATACATCAATTTTACGACAACACCCAATAAACGTTCTACCGAAGGTATTTACAACTTCATCTTTTGAATTTTCCGGATCAAAATGATAAGCCTCCTCATTTTCCAACAAACAAAGACGATTCAGATCTGAATCATAACTGGTGTAATCATCCAAATTTCCGCTACGAGCGTTAAAGTCGCCCACTATAAttaaatcataattatcatgACTAACAGCAGTGCCATTAAGGCAGTGTTCTACACGGATGATACCGTTTGGTTCATCCGAGTTGTACACAGTGGATCCCTCTTGTGGAATATACTGCGTATGTGCAACTTACTTGtttaaaacaatgtattttatgcactatatatagatgtatcatgtcaaaatagctgcaacatttaaattttaagatGTACATTAAGaccaacatgttttaactttcatcaatcgccaacgtagctTTGATATGGTCCCTAGCGACATTGGAGCGCCCttccgacgaccaccgcccTTTAACATTTGGTTACCTTCCACGTCTACATCCTGTTCAGTACGAAGAGGACTTGATGTATGCTACCAAGTAGAGGTTGTCTGATTGTACCAGTTCTTGTAAGAGAAGTTTGCCCTCTGGAGCTGGGATTCAACTCTATATCTCCGCCCAACTGAAGCAAACGGGTAACACGGGGATTGACTATCACTTCTGACGTGCCCGCCATATTTACACTTGTTTGTTGTCTAAATATATATAGGCATTTCATGTTGTCGCTAACCTTGACAACACAAGTCTTTAACCAGCAAATTTTGTAATATGCTAGAAGAAGTCTTGTACAAAGTGCATGTAAAGTTTACCAGAATCTTTCGCAAAGCAGACTTTCAAAAGCAATGATGATCAAGCCATTTCAAGCCAGCATAACATAAGTAATGAAAATGCAGAAGCTTGCACACCTGTACAAGAATTCGTTGGCCGGGGACCACTCAGTATGCGACGTCTACTGGTCAGTTGAGACAAGTCGCCAACTTTTAGGGTGGCAAAACACTCCAATGACCGCTCTCCAGACCAAAAGTCCAATAAAATGGTTGAAGTTCACCGCATATACCTCGTGGGTTTGCCAGGCAACAAAACCAGGATCGTTcatacagcaaaaatacaaaagtttTCGGACACGAGCTGCTCCGACTTGACTACGtatgaggtcacgtgaccaccaTCTATATTCAGATGTATAGGTTTacttaaatacaaaattaaatgtaACCTCAACAATCGTTGTACAGGTGAGCGGAACATCTCTCCATAAAATCTGATGGACCTCTCTCTTAAACCTGTCTGACACTCTCAGAGGCGTGAAGTTTGACAATTTTGGTTCAGGGGCAATTTGATGTTCATTCTTTTGAACTAATGTTAATTCTGACACTTCTTTCCAGAAAGAACTGCGACTAAACCAATTTCTCGTCCTTCGCTTTTTTCAGCGTGAACTATGTGGCGACGTGATTGGACTGACAGCAGCAGCAGAGACCTCGGAGGATTGCACGCACGGAGCGCTTAAACTCTGCATCTCTGAAGACATAAATAAATGGATTGATCATGGAATTCAAGTAAATGAGCCAGGCGGACAGGTAATAAACCTCGTCACCCATGACACACGTTTCCGAGCAGACCGACTCTATGACAGCGATGACAAACCATGGTGTCCACAGGACTAGGAAAGTGGCCATTAGAATCCCAAACGATATGGCAGCTCGCCTGTCACCGGCTAGCCGGTTCAAACTTTGCGACTTGGCGGTGTTCAGTCTCAGAGAACAAACTTCCCTACTGTCATGCTTGTTGTGTTTTGCAACCCTCTTTCGTTCTTGGTAATCAAAGTCACTAAGTTCCGTCCCGACGTTCGTCGCGTATTTGCTCGCGGGAAAACCACTTGATTTATCATTCCTTGAGTATTTCTGTTTCTCGACACCAATTTCATCGAAAACTTCCCTATCTTTGACTTGAAAGTCTATAAAATTGTCTTCCATGTTTGGTTCACTGTCACCCTCTTTTGATCGGCGAGCGATAGCGTTCGCATGGACGTCTTCGTCGTTGACGAATGCCGGGTTATCAATACCTTCTACCTGCACATGAACATCGCAGAGTTCAAGTATGTTCTCGGCGACATCTTTATCGTCAATGTCTTCAGTTCCCACCGATTTATCGCAAGTCGCTGTTAAGTTACAGTATATATTTTCATCCATCTCCCATTTGGACGCACTGAACGTAAAATCAGTCTGTGTGGCTGCATCGCAGCCGTTGTCACTCGGGGCCGTGGCAGGTGTGTCGGAAAGCCAAGGCTTCCTCGGTTCTGGAGTTTCCAAATTTCTGTGGGATCTTTCGTTTTCAAATAAGGTTGAGACAACTACTTTACTCTCTCTTCGAACTTTGTCCTCCTTTAACCGTCTTTTGTTCTTCGTCTTATCGTTACTTTTAGCTTTGTCAATAGTGTTTGTTGAAACGCACCTCGCCAAACCGGCCGCCCCTGTCTTAGTCTTGCCACGGAGTGACCGAGCTCTGCGTCGGAGCACTAACCAGATTGTGAACGACAGGAAAAGGATACAGACGAAAGGAAGTAACATTGTTAATAAAGTATTCACCATCGCGTATGTTTCGTTTTCCGACCACTCCACATCGCAGTAGTAAGAATAATCGAGGATGCTTTCGCCCATCCAGTATTCCCAGAAAACGATGCCGGGGACCTCAGTTACGAAGGCCAGCAACCAACACGACACAATCATCGTCATGACTAACCCGTGCGTTCTCTTTCTGCGGTAGCGAAGGCCGTGCAGGATGGCCATGTAACGGTCGATGCAGATGGCCAGCATGGTGTATGTAGATGCCGTGTAGATCCAATAGTCGATCGCAAGCCACGTAACACAGGTAATTTTCCCAAACGTCCAATTTTCGTAGCCCATCAACGTTTCCCAGACTTCCAGTGGCATGTCAAACAAACCGGCGATGAAGTCGGAAAAGGCCAGGCTCACGTAAAAGTAATTGGTCAGCTTTCTGAGTTTCTTGTTGCACATGAAGGCAACGATTATCAGTAGGTTGGAAACGGTAGTTACAAGGGCGATTGTGGTCAGTACAACGGCCAGAGTGATGAAGGCCACGGGTCCGTAGAGGGGTCCATCGACTTCGGGGGTTTCAGTAGACCCATTAATAATATTATTCTGGTCAAGTTCTCGATTTAAGTTCCAGATCGAATCGATTTCACTTTGTCTGAAAGTGAGCAACGTGTTGTTGTGAACCGACCAACTGGTAACATTGAACTTCATCCTTCATCAGCCAGTCATCGGTGCAGTCGGACAATGTTATCTGTTGAATCGGTTCGCGCTCTGTGCATCGAAAAGCCTCAACTCACTACTGTCATGAGGCATTTTAaagatatattcaaaatatgagtagttgtataaaatatatataacctAGCATAGTGACGTCGGAATACCTAACAAGTAAAGAGCTCCTGCAGCTTTACCAGGTGCATGCGAGTTTCTGTACCTGTCTCCTTGTTTACGCACCACCGTGTCTTCCGCAGGTTGCCACAGCTGTGGAAATCATTATTAATAAttaaaacagataaataaaatACTAGTAAGTAATCTATACAGGGTGATACGTCTTGTATCCATGCTAGAGGTATTAATATTCATCTAAACACGGATCAACAGGATGTAACATGAACTACCTGTAATGAACATAACTGCTTACAACTGCTTATAATCAAGTAGTGGTCAAATTTCCTTTGCAGTGAATATGACTGATTTGTTTTTCATCCCAACCCGTATAAAATAACGAAATATAGAAATGCGAAACTCTGTGGGCTTGCTTCATAAGGTTCGTAGATGAATTGTTACAACGTTTGACGAGGCCAGATAACTCCTTGTAACAACGTAAAACACAATATATCTGAAGTTTGAGTACCTGTCAGGTTTCAAACACCATCCATCGATAAAAACTTGCCGTTGTGCCTATCATGGGTCACCATCGAGTGATATACAGTATTCAAGCATTAGCTAATCAATGTAAGCAACCagattattttgtatcattGTCCTTTCAACACGATCGGAATTAATTTGGGAAAATATGATCTTTTATATGTaactgttcaaattt encodes:
- the LOC139134424 gene encoding muscarinic acetylcholine receptor M4-like codes for the protein MKFNVTSWSVHNNTLLTFRQSEIDSIWNLNRELDQNNIINGSTETPEVDGPLYGPVAFITLAVVLTTIALVTTVSNLLIIVAFMCNKKLRKLTNYFYVSLAFSDFIAGLFDMPLEVWETLMGYENWTFGKITCVTWLAIDYWIYTASTYTMLAICIDRYMAILHGLRYRRKRTHGLVMTMIVSCWLLAFVTEVPGIVFWEYWMGESILDYSYYCDVEWSENETYAMVNTLLTMLLPFVCILFLSFTIWLVLRRRARSLRGKTKTGAAGLARCVSTNTIDKAKSNDKTKNKRRLKEDKVRRESKVVVSTLFENERSHRNLETPEPRKPWLSDTPATAPSDNGCDAATQTDFTFSASKWEMDENIYCNLTATCDKSVGTEDIDDKDVAENILELCDVHVQVEGIDNPAFVNDEDVHANAIARRSKEGDSEPNMEDNFIDFQVKDREVFDEIGVEKQKYSRNDKSSGFPASKYATNVGTELSDFDYQERKRVAKHNKHDSREVCSLRLNTAKSQSLNRLAGDRRAAISFGILMATFLVLWTPWFVIAVIESVCSETCVMGDEVYYLSAWLIYLNSMINPFIYVFRDAEFKRSVRAILRGLCCCCQSNHVAT